A portion of the Mytilus galloprovincialis chromosome 12, xbMytGall1.hap1.1, whole genome shotgun sequence genome contains these proteins:
- the LOC143055121 gene encoding protocadherin-23-like, which yields MDESAGDVYFGGDFDSDIGHPPVTECNVTVTDPGGLTDTAFLTINIADTNDFTPIFERDYYNVFLFPTEDIGTILINVSASDGDITETWNTITYGLDQSGLGNSYFNIDENGTITVAMDISESFNYGQTVILTLSATDGGGLVGYSTLSLIFPETTTTSSTTTERPFKTETYPDNGYWYLLAGIVLMMNAVLITKLCIRYCRPCAEIDKRTEVQKRADRIKAAQERKAKVKSDFFSTDDPWSVNKYQSKNVSEVS from the exons ATGGACGAAAGTGCAGGCGATGTTTATTTTGGCGGCGATTTTGATTCTGATATTGGTCATCCACCGGTCACTGAATGCAATGTCACCGTAACAGATCCAGGAGGTTTGACTGATACAGCATTTTTAACTATAAACATAGCAGACACAAATGACTTTACGCCGATATTTGAGCGAGATTACTACAATGTATTCTTATTTCCAACGGAAGATATTGGAACGATACTAATCAATGTATCGGCATCGGATGGGGACATTACAGAAACTTGGAATACAATAACCTACGGCTTGGATCAATCAGGTTTAGGGAATAGCTATTTCAATATCGATGAAAATGGGACAATAACTGTGGCCATGGATATTTCTGAATCCTTTAATTACGGCCAGACAGTGATCTTGACTTTAAGTGCAACTGATGGTGGAGGACTTGTGGGATATTCTACCTTGTCACTGATTTTCCCAGAG ACAACTACAACGTCATCAACTACAACTGAACGTCCTTTCAAGACTGAAACGTACCCTGACAATGGGTACTGGTATCTATTAGCAGGGATAGTTCTGATGATGAATGCTGTCCTGATAACAAAGCTGTGCATTAGATATTGCAGACCTTGTGCAGA GATTGACAAAAGGACAGAAGTCCAGAAGAGAGCTGATAGAATAAAGGCTGCACAGGAAAGAAAAGCTAAAgtcaaatctgattttttttcgaCAGACGATCCTTGGAGTGTGAATAAGTATCAAAGTAAAAATGTGTCAGAGGTTAGTTAA